A DNA window from Mustelus asterias unplaced genomic scaffold, sMusAst1.hap1.1 HAP1_SCAFFOLD_456, whole genome shotgun sequence contains the following coding sequences:
- the LOC144486771 gene encoding cystatin-B-like has translation MATQEVVGGLVKLSAVSCEIQAIVRSLKPMVEEMLNRSFSVFHAISYRSQLVAGQNYFVKVVVGDGDDYIHIRVLEPLPHTGEQPSLHKIESDKKLFDEISYFSESPHTQGTTCSSLC, from the exons ATGGCAACACAGGAAGTAGTGGGTGGTTTGGTCAAGCTTTCGGCAGTCAGTTGTGAAATTCAGGCCATTGTCAGATCA CTCAAGCCTATGGTTGAAGAGATGTTGAAtagatcattttctgtttttcatgcAATCTCATATCGCTCACAGTTGGTCGCTGGCCAAAATTACTTTGTGAAG GTTgttgttggtgatggtgatgaCTACATACATATTCGTGTGCTCGAGCCTCTGCCCCACACTGGTGAACAGCCTTCATTGCACAAAATTGAATCTGACAAGAAACTATTCGATGAGATTTCATATTTCTCGGAAAGCCCACATACCCAGGGTACCACCTGCTCCTCTCTCTGCTGA